Proteins encoded in a region of the Elizabethkingia bruuniana genome:
- the rpsT gene encoding 30S ribosomal protein S20 — protein sequence MANHKSALKRIRQNNVRRLRNRYYHKTARTAVKVLRSETEKASATEQLPKVISLLDKLVKKNIIHKNKAANLKSKLTKHVNKLA from the coding sequence ATGGCAAATCATAAATCAGCTCTTAAAAGAATTAGACAAAACAACGTTAGGAGATTAAGAAACAGATATTATCACAAGACAGCTAGAACTGCGGTTAAAGTGTTAAGAAGTGAGACTGAAAAGGCTTCTGCTACTGAGCAATTGCCAAAAGTAATCTCTTTACTAGATAAGTTAGTAAAAAAGAACATTATTCACAAGAATAAGGCAGCTAACTTGAAAAGTAAACTAACTAAGCACGTTAATAAGTTAGCTTAA
- a CDS encoding RagB/SusD family nutrient uptake outer membrane protein, with protein sequence MKKIILSSIALIGLIGCNIDRAPYDGGITDQVVTSETGLKQLLNGIYAKVRGGDVINQKGSDYGISMNYYRNGTYGADEVNLSGTTTDPLMGYYSLVRDASNARMVVAWNDGFSAINAINSIFKNLNEGRSEALDHMLGEAYYLRAFINFNMLLHYSKPYNQGRGNLGIPLKYTTDESDRPNRATVGESYDAVVKDLLSAERLMTGDSKNNIKATQAAAQALLARVYLYMDNNPKALEYADKVISSGKYSLVSTAELPTYAQKVPENNSETIFAVRYDTSSTYIYNPDYMLGSMYTVINNEGWGEMYAADPYIQLLQRFPQDVRNKFIQQDYKLDTQTKKKAPVVYWTEYVASRFRYEYKFYPANVDANGNYISFTKDGNTYPISSEDVNYGGPTYTKYFTTINGQKQYLTRDYEMNNRGGFPKYYINKLSLQEGYSQLYSPVISRLAELYLIRAEVKAKSGDITGALNDVNIIRRRANAPEFASLPAGKTALDVVLDERWLEFAFESQRKFDLIRNNRAIDRKFPGVHLNETRMKLGKEIIQPTDNDLQCDIPQSQINLQPGLQQNPL encoded by the coding sequence ATGAAAAAAATAATATTATCATCAATCGCCCTTATTGGTTTAATAGGGTGTAATATAGATAGAGCTCCTTATGATGGTGGAATAACGGATCAGGTTGTAACGAGCGAAACAGGATTAAAACAATTGCTTAATGGTATTTATGCTAAAGTAAGAGGAGGAGATGTTATTAATCAGAAAGGTAGCGATTACGGGATAAGTATGAACTACTATAGAAATGGTACTTATGGAGCCGATGAAGTGAATCTGAGTGGAACTACAACAGACCCTCTAATGGGGTATTATAGCTTAGTCAGAGATGCTTCTAATGCAAGAATGGTTGTTGCGTGGAATGATGGGTTCAGTGCTATAAATGCAATAAATAGTATTTTCAAAAATCTGAATGAAGGAAGATCAGAAGCTTTAGACCATATGTTGGGGGAGGCTTATTACCTGAGAGCATTTATTAATTTTAATATGTTACTTCATTATTCTAAACCTTATAATCAGGGACGAGGGAATTTAGGTATCCCATTGAAGTATACAACCGATGAAAGTGATCGTCCAAATAGGGCTACTGTAGGCGAGTCGTATGACGCAGTTGTAAAAGATTTATTGAGTGCAGAACGTTTAATGACAGGTGATAGCAAAAATAATATAAAGGCAACTCAGGCTGCGGCACAAGCACTTTTAGCAAGAGTTTATCTTTATATGGATAATAATCCAAAAGCTTTGGAATATGCGGATAAAGTTATCAGTAGCGGTAAATATTCTTTAGTTTCTACTGCTGAATTACCAACTTATGCTCAAAAAGTACCGGAAAATAACTCCGAAACAATTTTTGCGGTTAGGTATGATACATCTTCAACCTATATTTATAATCCTGACTATATGCTAGGGTCTATGTATACGGTGATTAATAATGAAGGCTGGGGAGAAATGTATGCTGCAGATCCTTATATACAGTTATTGCAAAGGTTTCCTCAGGATGTTAGAAATAAATTTATACAGCAGGATTATAAATTAGATACACAAACGAAGAAAAAAGCTCCGGTAGTATATTGGACTGAATATGTTGCTAGCCGTTTTAGATATGAATATAAATTTTACCCAGCTAACGTAGACGCAAATGGTAATTATATTTCGTTTACAAAAGATGGTAATACCTATCCTATAAGTTCCGAAGACGTAAATTATGGAGGACCTACTTATACAAAGTATTTCACTACTATCAATGGTCAAAAACAATATCTGACTCGTGATTATGAAATGAATAATAGAGGAGGTTTCCCTAAATATTATATCAATAAACTTTCTTTACAGGAGGGTTACTCTCAACTGTATTCACCAGTAATTTCAAGATTGGCGGAGTTATATTTAATCAGAGCAGAAGTTAAAGCGAAATCGGGAGATATTACAGGGGCATTGAATGATGTTAATATAATCAGAAGAAGAGCAAATGCTCCGGAGTTTGCAAGTTTGCCTGCGGGAAAAACAGCTCTGGATGTTGTTTTGGATGAAAGATGGCTAGAGTTTGCTTTTGAATCACAGCGTAAATTCGATTTGATCAGAAATAATCGTGCAATTGATAGAAAATTCCCAGGAGTGCATCTTAACGAAACAAGGATGAAGCTAGGGAAAGAAATAATTCAACCAACAGATAATGACCTGCAATGTGATATTCCACAAAGTCAGATTAATCTACAACCAGGATTGCAACAGAATCCTCTATAA
- a CDS encoding SusC/RagA family TonB-linked outer membrane protein, which translates to MKTQIKNFGKAGVCFFLMSGMVHAQTTKKDSLNEKKIEEVVVVGYKKQRKETLTSSVATVNSEQLQDVTSANFQTMLQGKMPGVVAAVSSGQPGSKPTMRIRGIASISANNDPLYVVDGVIVHGNADIAPDQIEDVTVLKDAAATALYGSRGAAGVIVITTKAGKGNSINVRMNNSFNFFNMGPLKVMNSQQLKDHFMEYLDNNPNLKLFGADGVLSQQYGKTLNSWDDIKNDFNWKDLATQVGVVHNYDVSFNKSSEGSKTYLNAGYYNEEGTIKGYKLERLTVRLNHETQLYKWLKVSPKLYFMYDKTFDQQYSLFDGFYKLPWDSPYNPDGSLYYVTSSNNASWFSRDRGNYLIDRNKYYSKANTFNAQGNLDFEVKLLKNLKFISTNSLTYYNYDGFSYNDPSMLSEVTTGGRMSQSNAIRWTSYTNQMLRYENTWNDKHRLNALVAYEYQDYMYKANGARVKNIIVGSEVLSNSAEADGVPTGQRNEYAFQSYLSNAEYSYDDKYLLQGSVRVDQSSRFTSQNKTGVFWAVSTGWNVANERFFQSLKSTVNKWKVRGSYGAQGNAPTNYYATYNKSTSVPYNGNIGLYPTQAGNNNLKWETIYQLDLGTDISFLNNRINVVFDWYNKDTKDLITSLQLPWITGFNSKTVNIGTIRNRGVELAIDADIIRNSNVRWNVGFNIAKNKATYVDLYNGSYKSGMYRVAVGEKMYTYELREWAGVDASNGNPLWNAYYDSAGKRIANLTDYMNANPGASVTSKTTNNYDQATYVHLKDKSRLPDFTGGFNTSVSYKGFTLAASAYFSVGGYLYNGQRSSFLDADGTYPYYNVMVPDKDWIRWSPKNTPEQNAKATHPSLIYEDTRKGRYESTRYLEKGDFLKIRSISLSYDVPKSFIPGNTFKSARISVNAENMFMITGYSGQTPEMDFLGSNSGGDGFAYTGYPAPRTITVGLNVSF; encoded by the coding sequence ATGAAGACTCAAATCAAAAATTTTGGGAAGGCTGGTGTGTGCTTTTTTCTGATGTCCGGAATGGTACATGCTCAGACTACAAAAAAAGATTCCCTGAATGAAAAAAAGATCGAGGAAGTTGTTGTCGTTGGGTACAAAAAACAACGTAAAGAAACGCTTACATCTTCTGTAGCAACTGTAAATTCTGAACAACTTCAGGATGTAACCAGTGCAAACTTCCAAACAATGCTTCAAGGTAAGATGCCCGGAGTTGTGGCAGCTGTATCTAGTGGGCAGCCTGGCTCGAAACCAACTATGCGTATTCGTGGTATAGCGAGTATATCAGCTAATAATGACCCATTATATGTGGTGGATGGTGTAATAGTCCATGGAAATGCTGATATAGCTCCAGATCAGATTGAAGATGTTACTGTATTAAAAGATGCTGCGGCTACAGCATTATATGGATCCAGAGGAGCTGCTGGTGTTATTGTTATAACAACAAAAGCTGGGAAAGGTAACTCTATTAATGTAAGGATGAATAATTCATTCAATTTCTTTAATATGGGACCTTTGAAAGTTATGAATTCTCAACAGCTCAAAGATCATTTTATGGAATATTTGGATAATAATCCAAATTTGAAACTTTTTGGGGCAGATGGAGTTCTGTCTCAGCAGTATGGGAAAACTCTTAACAGCTGGGATGATATTAAAAATGATTTTAATTGGAAAGACCTTGCAACCCAGGTAGGTGTTGTTCATAACTATGATGTTAGCTTTAATAAGTCATCTGAGGGAAGCAAAACTTATCTAAATGCAGGCTATTATAATGAAGAAGGTACGATTAAAGGTTATAAATTAGAAAGATTAACCGTAAGATTGAACCATGAAACACAACTTTATAAATGGTTGAAGGTTAGTCCAAAGTTATACTTTATGTATGATAAAACTTTTGATCAACAATATAGCTTGTTTGATGGGTTTTATAAACTGCCATGGGATTCTCCATATAACCCGGATGGATCTTTGTATTATGTTACATCTAGTAATAATGCATCATGGTTTAGTAGGGATAGAGGGAATTACCTGATTGACCGAAATAAGTATTACAGCAAAGCTAATACTTTTAACGCCCAAGGAAACTTGGATTTCGAAGTAAAACTTCTTAAAAATTTGAAATTTATTTCTACCAACTCTTTAACTTATTATAATTATGATGGTTTTTCATACAATGATCCATCTATGTTATCAGAGGTTACAACAGGAGGAAGAATGAGCCAGTCTAATGCTATCAGATGGACGAGTTATACAAACCAAATGTTGCGTTATGAAAATACATGGAATGATAAACACAGATTAAATGCTTTAGTGGCGTATGAATATCAGGATTACATGTATAAAGCTAATGGCGCTAGAGTTAAGAATATTATAGTAGGTTCTGAGGTTTTATCTAATTCGGCAGAGGCAGATGGAGTACCTACTGGACAGAGAAATGAATACGCTTTTCAATCATACTTATCTAATGCCGAGTACTCTTATGATGATAAATATCTATTACAGGGATCTGTAAGGGTAGATCAATCGTCTCGTTTTACTTCACAAAATAAAACCGGGGTTTTCTGGGCTGTAAGTACAGGTTGGAATGTTGCAAATGAAAGATTTTTCCAATCTCTAAAATCTACAGTTAATAAGTGGAAAGTAAGAGGTAGTTACGGAGCACAAGGAAATGCTCCGACTAATTATTATGCTACTTATAATAAAAGTACATCAGTGCCTTATAATGGAAATATAGGTTTATATCCAACTCAGGCTGGTAATAATAACCTAAAATGGGAGACTATTTATCAGTTAGATTTAGGAACAGATATCTCATTCCTGAATAATAGAATTAATGTTGTATTTGACTGGTATAATAAAGATACTAAAGACTTAATTACATCTCTTCAATTACCTTGGATTACAGGATTTAATAGTAAAACAGTAAATATTGGTACTATTAGAAACAGAGGTGTGGAATTGGCAATTGATGCTGATATTATAAGAAACAGTAATGTTCGTTGGAATGTAGGCTTCAATATTGCGAAGAATAAAGCTACTTATGTAGATCTTTATAACGGAAGTTATAAAAGTGGAATGTACAGAGTTGCTGTTGGAGAAAAAATGTATACTTATGAACTTAGAGAATGGGCGGGGGTTGATGCTTCTAATGGGAACCCATTATGGAATGCTTACTATGACTCTGCAGGAAAGAGAATTGCAAATTTAACGGATTATATGAATGCTAATCCTGGAGCAAGTGTAACTAGTAAAACGACGAATAATTATGATCAGGCAACTTATGTTCATCTTAAAGATAAGTCTCGTTTGCCAGATTTTACAGGTGGTTTTAATACTTCAGTAAGTTACAAAGGCTTTACTTTAGCTGCAAGTGCTTATTTCTCTGTTGGTGGCTATTTGTATAATGGACAACGTTCAAGCTTCTTAGATGCAGATGGTACTTATCCATATTATAATGTAATGGTGCCAGATAAAGATTGGATAAGATGGAGTCCTAAGAATACACCTGAGCAGAATGCTAAAGCAACACACCCTTCTCTTATTTATGAAGATACAAGAAAAGGACGTTATGAATCTACAAGGTACTTAGAAAAAGGAGATTTCCTTAAGATAAGAAGTATCAGTCTTTCATACGATGTGCCTAAAAGTTTTATTCCAGGTAATACATTTAAAAGTGCAAGAATATCTGTGAATGCTGAAAATATGTTTATGATTACTGGATATTCTGGGCAAACTCCTGAAATGGACTTCTTAGGAAGTAATTCCGGTGGAGATGGATTTGCTTATACAGGCTATCCTGCCCCAAGAACTATAACCGTGGGATTAAATGTATCATTCTAA
- a CDS encoding N-acetylmuramoyl-L-alanine amidase family protein: MKMNNPLFNLKKYLFLLAGVLFISLSAQKKFTLVIDPGHGSKNGSARTYSDLGEVREDHVVLAVGLKLGKLLEKNKDIKVIFTRTSDVLPSLTERTNLANRSKADLFVSIHCNATGTNNGSAYGTETYIQGPNQNSTNLEVAKRENSVIYLDKEDRQNFASYDPNSPESLIALKLQQSKYLESSLLIGSMVEENFEKKDKRLSRGVKQANLHVLRLNAMPSILVETGFVNNYEEAQYLISEKGQQEIAESIYEAIINYKKAVERNRGSVSVEEAKPVKVETPLKNDFRILLMTTQNRYNENDPALRGLNYILPVKEGVFYKYYYATTNLASVKDGNIKTAKDAGFMNAVAIGFVPNAVIAKGYYTIEVTVSKEKLNSSSYILQTLKDIKRDKRDGTFYYTFGKVNTLEAAIKLQKTLEEKGIKNTIIEKVTE, from the coding sequence ATGAAGATGAATAACCCCTTATTTAATCTTAAAAAATATTTATTCCTGCTTGCAGGCGTCCTTTTTATCAGCCTTTCGGCTCAAAAAAAATTTACACTTGTTATAGATCCCGGACACGGAAGTAAGAATGGCTCGGCCAGAACTTATTCTGATCTGGGTGAAGTAAGAGAGGATCATGTCGTTTTAGCCGTTGGGCTAAAATTAGGTAAGCTTCTCGAGAAGAATAAAGACATAAAGGTTATTTTTACCAGGACGTCGGATGTACTTCCTTCACTAACAGAAAGAACGAATCTAGCCAACAGGAGCAAAGCCGATTTATTTGTTTCCATCCACTGTAATGCAACGGGAACTAACAATGGTTCCGCATATGGCACTGAGACTTATATACAAGGACCCAACCAGAATAGCACAAATCTGGAGGTTGCCAAGCGAGAAAACTCGGTAATTTATCTGGACAAAGAAGACCGACAGAACTTCGCCTCATATGATCCAAACTCTCCGGAATCACTTATTGCCCTGAAACTTCAGCAAAGCAAGTATTTGGAAAGCAGTTTGCTTATCGGTAGTATGGTGGAAGAAAATTTTGAGAAAAAAGATAAAAGACTTTCCCGTGGAGTAAAACAAGCCAACCTACACGTTTTACGACTTAATGCCATGCCTTCCATTCTTGTAGAAACAGGCTTTGTGAACAATTACGAGGAAGCACAATACCTGATTTCTGAAAAAGGACAGCAGGAAATAGCAGAATCTATTTATGAAGCAATCATCAATTACAAGAAAGCCGTTGAACGAAACAGAGGCTCTGTAAGCGTAGAAGAAGCTAAACCTGTAAAAGTAGAGACTCCTCTGAAAAATGACTTCAGAATACTCTTAATGACAACCCAGAACAGGTACAACGAAAATGACCCTGCCCTGAGAGGACTCAACTATATACTTCCGGTAAAAGAAGGGGTATTTTATAAATATTATTATGCCACTACGAATCTGGCATCTGTAAAAGACGGAAATATAAAAACAGCTAAAGACGCTGGCTTTATGAACGCCGTTGCCATTGGTTTTGTTCCCAATGCTGTTATCGCAAAAGGCTATTACACTATAGAAGTTACAGTTTCTAAGGAGAAACTCAATAGTTCTTCCTATATACTTCAGACTCTTAAAGACATTAAGCGTGACAAAAGAGATGGTACATTCTACTATACTTTTGGCAAGGTAAACACCCTGGAAGCGGCTATTAAGCTCCAAAAAACACTAGAAGAGAAAGGCATTAAGAACACAATTATTGAAAAAGTTACAGAATAA
- a CDS encoding RidA family protein, with amino-acid sequence MKEIISTDNAPAAIGPYSQANMINGVLYISGQIPMDPATGKILDGIEKETHQVMKNLQAILDAAGLTFRDVVKSTIFLKNMDDFAVMNDIYASYLDSSCYPARETVQVSCLPKNVNVEISMIAHKG; translated from the coding sequence ATGAAAGAAATTATTTCTACAGACAATGCGCCGGCGGCAATCGGACCTTATTCGCAAGCGAATATGATCAATGGTGTTTTGTATATTTCGGGACAGATTCCAATGGATCCTGCAACAGGGAAAATACTTGATGGTATCGAAAAAGAAACGCATCAGGTAATGAAAAATCTGCAGGCGATTCTTGATGCTGCAGGATTAACATTCAGAGATGTTGTAAAGTCTACTATCTTTCTTAAGAATATGGATGATTTTGCTGTGATGAATGATATTTATGCATCTTACCTTGATTCTTCTTGCTATCCGGCAAGAGAAACGGTTCAGGTTTCATGTCTTCCTAAGAATGTGAATGTAGAAATTTCTATGATTGCACATAAGGGTTAA
- a CDS encoding putative LPS assembly protein LptD, producing the protein MGSNGFKNTLHILIFLIFNSFLAQNTKQTVKGKKVVSDTIAVKTDSIKSDSLLKTEKIADVVKTKADNNKSDVPKKMTILNKNATVVYQDTQIDADYISIDWDKNQIFARGKLNDKGKIVSPVITTQGGKKYETESLNYNYKTNKAIAYNTRTEESEGAIVASKTKKANDSIYYLRQGKYTTDEYFLKKKDSMSDYYLLAPKIKMIKGKESSRVITGPIQMYIENVPTPLVLPFAILPFSEKRSAGILIPSFGEREDVGFFLNGLGYYQPIGEHFDLKILSDIYTKGSWNLRPEIGYKKNYRYTGNFIAEFGSRIVGIKGLDGYSQSSTYRIGWRHSQDTKANPYFNFSASVDIVSTKFYNNTLNNNYIFQGNALNTQQSSSISFTKRFLNLPVTINGTASYSQNFATGLVDLRLPQLTVNVNQFYLFKPKTGVRTGLLENINVNTNLSFTNYVNAKQDELFTKSMFDKMQTGLQNTIGLTTNTPLFKYFTFSLSANVNNVMTTKTLDRNYNPVTDKIDNNYKKNISGFSTFTTSASLQTVLYGMLKFNKNSKVQAIRHMVTPSISFNYAPDFSSQSWGYYNEYYDRTGMLVPYSIFEGGIYGSPGTGLTQSVGFNINNSLEMKVKSKKDSTGVEKVKIFENLNISGNYNFAAPKYKWSMISINTQSSFFKNKLNVNMSMMLDPYKTEFLPGIEQGIRTEKFGAFSIANFNAQLSLPLSEAILGESKDPAKEYKTKGEIRYENYYFDDNYYARFKQPWTLNVNAQYSYNKGLTRTGTKTFSVGLDGSIKLTPYWNINGSTYYDVVTGQLAYTRIGFSRDQRSFTINFNWVPTGGPYKVYDFFIGIKANILRDAVKYKSRSFPNTTSSF; encoded by the coding sequence TTGGGTTCAAACGGTTTCAAAAATACCTTACATATTTTAATTTTCCTAATTTTTAACAGTTTTTTAGCACAGAATACTAAGCAAACTGTTAAGGGAAAAAAGGTTGTATCAGACACTATAGCGGTAAAAACGGATAGTATAAAGTCAGATTCTCTGCTTAAAACAGAGAAGATTGCTGACGTAGTAAAAACCAAAGCAGATAACAATAAGAGTGATGTCCCTAAAAAGATGACAATCCTGAATAAAAATGCTACGGTAGTATATCAGGATACTCAGATTGATGCTGATTATATCTCTATAGACTGGGACAAGAATCAGATTTTTGCAAGAGGAAAACTTAATGATAAAGGAAAGATTGTTTCTCCGGTAATTACTACTCAGGGAGGAAAAAAATATGAAACCGAAAGTCTTAATTACAACTATAAAACCAATAAGGCAATAGCTTATAATACTCGTACTGAGGAGAGTGAGGGGGCTATTGTTGCGAGTAAGACTAAGAAAGCGAATGACTCGATATATTATCTGAGGCAGGGGAAATATACAACGGATGAATATTTCCTGAAGAAAAAGGATTCCATGTCCGATTATTATCTGTTGGCACCTAAAATCAAGATGATAAAAGGAAAGGAGAGTTCACGGGTTATTACCGGGCCTATCCAGATGTATATTGAAAATGTACCAACGCCTTTAGTGCTTCCGTTTGCAATTCTTCCGTTTTCCGAAAAAAGGAGTGCCGGCATTCTGATTCCTAGTTTTGGTGAAAGAGAAGATGTAGGATTCTTTCTGAATGGATTAGGTTATTATCAGCCAATAGGCGAGCACTTTGACCTTAAAATTCTTAGTGATATTTATACTAAAGGAAGCTGGAACTTGCGACCTGAAATAGGTTATAAGAAAAATTACCGCTATACCGGTAACTTTATAGCAGAATTCGGATCACGTATCGTAGGGATTAAAGGACTTGATGGATATTCACAAAGTAGTACATACAGAATCGGATGGAGGCATTCCCAGGATACAAAGGCTAATCCGTATTTTAACTTTTCTGCATCAGTAGATATTGTAAGTACCAAGTTCTATAACAATACCCTTAATAATAATTATATCTTCCAGGGTAATGCACTTAATACACAACAAAGTTCTTCTATTTCCTTTACCAAAAGGTTTCTGAATCTACCAGTTACGATTAACGGAACGGCATCTTATTCTCAGAACTTTGCAACAGGTTTGGTTGATCTTCGTTTGCCTCAATTAACGGTAAATGTTAACCAGTTTTATCTGTTTAAACCGAAAACCGGAGTAAGAACAGGTCTGCTGGAGAATATTAATGTGAATACAAATTTGTCATTTACTAACTACGTAAACGCTAAGCAGGATGAGTTGTTCACTAAATCGATGTTTGACAAAATGCAAACAGGATTGCAGAATACAATAGGGTTGACAACCAATACACCATTATTCAAATACTTTACGTTTTCACTTAGTGCTAATGTAAATAACGTTATGACAACCAAGACACTGGACAGAAATTATAATCCTGTTACCGATAAAATTGATAATAATTATAAAAAGAATATATCCGGATTCAGTACGTTTACAACTTCAGCAAGTTTGCAGACGGTACTGTACGGGATGCTGAAATTTAATAAAAATTCCAAGGTTCAGGCAATAAGACACATGGTGACACCGAGTATCAGCTTTAATTATGCACCGGACTTCAGTTCTCAGTCATGGGGATATTATAATGAATATTATGACAGAACAGGTATGCTGGTGCCTTATTCTATTTTTGAAGGGGGTATTTATGGATCTCCCGGAACAGGATTAACACAGTCTGTAGGCTTTAATATTAATAACAGCCTGGAGATGAAAGTTAAGTCTAAAAAAGACTCTACGGGAGTTGAAAAAGTGAAAATCTTTGAAAACCTGAACATTTCCGGGAACTATAATTTTGCAGCTCCAAAGTATAAATGGTCAATGATTAGTATCAACACACAGTCTTCATTCTTTAAGAATAAGCTGAATGTAAATATGTCTATGATGTTGGATCCTTATAAAACTGAATTTTTACCAGGCATAGAGCAGGGAATAAGAACTGAAAAGTTTGGGGCATTTAGTATTGCTAATTTCAATGCGCAATTGTCATTACCTTTATCTGAAGCTATTCTGGGGGAAAGTAAAGATCCTGCGAAAGAATACAAGACCAAAGGGGAAATACGTTACGAAAATTATTATTTCGACGACAACTACTATGCAAGGTTCAAGCAGCCATGGACGTTAAATGTGAATGCACAATATAGTTATAATAAAGGATTAACCCGTACCGGAACAAAGACTTTCTCAGTAGGATTGGATGGAAGTATAAAACTTACGCCTTACTGGAACATCAATGGTAGCACTTATTATGACGTTGTTACAGGACAGTTAGCTTATACTCGTATAGGGTTTTCCAGAGATCAGCGAAGCTTTACAATTAACTTCAACTGGGTTCCTACCGGAGGACCGTATAAGGTTTATGACTTCTTTATCGGGATTAAAGCAAATATCCTGAGAGACGCAGTGAAGTATAAATCAAGGAGTTTCCCTAATACAACAAGTTCGTTCTAA
- a CDS encoding GntR family transcriptional regulator has protein sequence MNILAKNFTIDHNSKLPLHVQVEELFRKLIKMEVYKKGALLPKEVDLANLWGVSRNTIRQATNKLEHEGLIIRKKGVGTRVAEKKSLVTGLDHWYSFTREMQEKGINVINQLLKTEEIQPNEEICNFFSITPDKKIFKLSKLKGENSGDPIVYFESYFHPRIGVNKNDDFDMPLYSMLQDHFGVIVDRSRENISACHAGAVIGKKLKVPATFPLLKRERFVYDINGKPVEYNVGYYRSDKFTYTIDINKSVES, from the coding sequence ATGAACATACTAGCTAAAAACTTTACAATTGATCACAACAGCAAACTGCCTCTACATGTACAGGTAGAAGAACTTTTTCGCAAACTAATCAAAATGGAAGTTTATAAAAAGGGGGCTTTGTTACCAAAAGAAGTAGATCTAGCTAACCTTTGGGGGGTATCTCGTAATACCATCCGCCAGGCAACAAACAAACTGGAGCACGAAGGCCTCATTATACGTAAAAAAGGAGTAGGTACACGTGTTGCGGAAAAGAAAAGCCTTGTAACCGGACTAGACCATTGGTATAGTTTTACCAGAGAAATGCAGGAGAAGGGAATCAATGTTATCAATCAGTTATTAAAGACCGAAGAAATACAGCCAAATGAAGAAATCTGCAATTTCTTCAGCATTACGCCAGATAAAAAAATATTCAAGCTCTCCAAACTAAAAGGAGAAAACTCGGGAGACCCTATTGTTTACTTCGAAAGTTATTTTCATCCAAGAATCGGAGTCAATAAAAATGATGATTTTGATATGCCATTATACAGCATGCTTCAAGATCATTTCGGAGTTATAGTAGACCGCTCACGCGAAAACATAAGTGCCTGCCATGCTGGTGCTGTAATAGGGAAAAAGCTAAAAGTGCCTGCTACTTTTCCTTTATTAAAAAGAGAACGTTTTGTTTATGATATAAACGGAAAGCCTGTAGAATATAATGTAGGCTATTACCGTTCTGACAAATTCACCTATACCATAGATATAAATAAGTCTGTGGAAAGTTGA